The following coding sequences are from one Triticum aestivum cultivar Chinese Spring chromosome 5A, IWGSC CS RefSeq v2.1, whole genome shotgun sequence window:
- the LOC123108320 gene encoding acyl transferase 1: MVTFTARRGEPELVRPARPTPTETKALSDLDDQWTLRFYESIVGFFRAPPGEAPRLGKVARGIKAAVAAALVYYYPMAGRLRKLPGGNRLAVDCTGEGVAFVEASADVRLEDLGQPLVPPYPCVEEFLGDCGDTRDVLGKPLLFLQVTQLKCGGFVIGLHMCHCIADGFGILQFIKTIADFGCGELIPTTLPVWKRDIFTARMPPSIAHVYPAYKPFLHGLECTGDDVMLSTPPKCMEVQYLFFGPNEIDILRSHVPEHLSKSTTTFELITVVMWRCRTLALGYESTQKVRVMFTLNTRGRSINGESAVPRGYYGNAHFSPMVEVTVEELATKPLGHILELMRKVKLDTTKDRMKSMVDLMALWRERSPFGMDRTYEVSDTKWVGGNALQFGKAELVAAGTPHAGDFTSKLISYHTKCKNKDGEDSTVVSILLPKPAMDKFTKEMAFWLKK, from the exons ATGGTGACCTTCACGGCGCGCCGGGGCGAGCCGGAGCTGGTGCGCCCGGCGAGGCCGACGCCGACCGAGACCAAGGCGCTCTCCGACCTCGACGACCAGTGGACGCTGCGGTTCTACGAGTCCATCGTCGGCTTCTTCCGTGCCCCGCCGGGCGAGGCGCCCAGGCTGGGCAAGGTGGCCAGGGGCATCAaggcggccgtggcggcggcgctgGTGTACTACTACCCTATGGCCGGCCGCCTGCGGAAGCTCCCCGGCGGGAATAGGCTGGCGGTGGACTGCACCGGGGAAGGAGTGGCCTTCGTGGAGGCCTCCGCGGACGTGCGGCTCGAGGACCTCGGCCAGCCGCTGGTGCCGCCGTACCCGTGCGTCGAGGAGTTCCTCGGAGACTGCGGTGACACCAGGGATGTACTTGGCAAGCCTTTGCTCTTCCTGCAG GTGACACAACTAAAATGTGGAGGATTTGTTATTGGGCTTCACATGTGTCATTGCATTGCTGATGGTTTTGGTATTCTTCAATTTATCAAAACTATAGCCGATTTTGGATGCGGTGAACTTATCCCAACCACTTTGCCCGTGTGGAAAAGAGATATCTTCACAGCACGCATGCCACCATCCATTGCACATGTTTACCCGGCATATAAACCATTTCTTCATGGGTTAGAGTGCACGGGAGATGACGTGATGCTATCAACTCCGCCAAAATGCATGGAAGTGCAATATTTATTCTTTGGGCCAAATGAGATAGATATTTTGAGAAGCCATGTCCCAGAACACCTCTCTAAATCTACTACAACATTTGAGTTGATTACGGTTGTCATGTGGCGGTGCCGCACATTGGCACTGGGCTATGAATCTACTCAAAAAGTTCGTGTCATGTTTACACTAAATACACGTGGGAGAAGCATTAATGGTGAAAGCGCTGTCCCACGTGGTTACTATGGAAATGCACATTTCTCTCCTATGGTCGAGGTCACCGTCGAGGAGTTGGCTACAAAGCCGCTCGGACATATACTTGAGCTCATGCGCAAAGTCAAGTTGGACACCACAAAGGATCGCATGAAGTCAATGGTGGATTTGATGGCATTATGGCGAGAGCGGTCACCTTTCGGTATGGATAGAACATATGAGGTCAGTGACACAAAGTGGGTTGGAGGCAATGCACTGCAATTTGGGAAAGCTGAGCTGGTTGCTGCTGGCACACCGCATGCTGGAGATTTCACTTCAAAACTGATAAGCTATCATACCAAGTGTAAGAATAAAGATGGTGAAGACTCAACCGTGGTATCAATCCTACTGCCAAAACCAGCAATGGATAAGTTCACAAAGGAGATGGCATTTTGGCTGAAGAAGTAA
- the LOC123105842 gene encoding translation initiation factor IF-2, with translation MSRTRAMCCIMPSKPSGDARRRSSAACICCIGPHHRASGGSALAPVDTDNSSVRTPLTSCCGTGDAVRTPRTPKTPSARRLCGVRSRTPRRAQQVRRFPAAPAPAPAAPAAPAREVAPAAPARTPVASAGAALAVPPVKTPVSAAASAAVPQVAPPPVRTPVAAAASTGAPLVAPPPPPARTPVVAAASAGAALAPPPARTPRTPSTPIGRTQRVCCVTTAAPAQAGNAKSKSGTARRSWLSSASKAVAQTRRADSGAVRESSTNPRANGDVAKAIHRAAPLAQAVEPAPAKEDESVCSNEEYALLCREGFSREDVAAVTIQAYFRAHLARRAFKALRSLVRLQAVARGAYVRRQAEVAVHCMQAMARLQARVRSRQTLAKPKDNDDKLLLLQN, from the exons ATGTCGAGGACGCGGGCGATGTGCTGCATCATGCCGTCGAAGCCCTCCGGCGACGCCCGCCGCCGCAGCAGCGCGGCGTGCATATGCTGCATCGGCCCCCACCACCGAGCTTCCGGGGGCAGCGCTCTCGCCCCCGTCGACACGGATAACAGCAGCGTGCGCACGCCGCTCACCAGCTGCTGCGGCACCGGGGACGCCGTCCGCACGCCGCGCACCCCCAAGACGCCCTCCGCCAGGCGCCTCTGCGGCGTCCGCTCCCGCACCCCTCGCCGGGCGCAGCAGGTCCGCCGATTCCCTGCGGCTCCAGCGCCGGCGCCCGCGGCACCCGCTGCTCCAGCGCGAGAGGTGGCGCCGGCTGCTCCCGCGAGGACTCCCGTGGCATCGGCTGGAGCGGCGCTGGCTGTTCCTCCGGTGAAGACTCCCGTGTCAGCTGCTGCGTCGGCTGCAGTGCCGCAAGTTGCTCCTCCTCCTGTGAGGACTCCCGTGGCAGCTGCTGCGTCGACTGGAGCGCCGCTggttgctcctcctcctcctcctgcgagGACTCCCGTGGTAGCTGCTGCGTCGGCTGGAGCGGCGCTGGCTCCTCCTCCCGCGCGGACGCCGCGGACCCCTTCGACGCCGATCGGGCGGACACAGCGCGTGTGCTGCGTGACCACCGCCGCGCCCGCGCAGGCCGGCAACGCAAAGTCCAAGTCAGGCACCGCGCGGCGCAGCTGGCTCAGCTCCGCCAGCAAGGCGGTGGCGCAGACGCGCCGCGCGGACTCCGGCGCCGTCCGCGAGAGCAGCACCAACCCGCGCGCCAACGGCGACGTCGCCAAGGCGATCCACAGGGCGGCGCCGCTCGCGCAGGCCGTGGAGCCGGCGCCGGCGAAGGAGGACGAGTCGGTCTGCTCTAACGAGGAGTACGCGCTGCTGTGCCGGGAGGGCTTCTCTCGGGAGGACGTCGCCGCGGTGACCATCCAGGCCTACTTCCGCGCCCACCTG GCGCGGCGGGCGTTCAAGGCGCTGAGGAGCCTGGTGAGGCTGCAGGCGGTGGCGCGGGGCGCGTACGTGCGGCGGCAGGCGGAGGTGGCGGTGCACTGCATGCAGGCCATGGCGCGGCTGCAGGCGCGCGTGCGCTCCAGGCAGACGCTCGCCAAGCCCAAGGACAACGACGACAAGCTCCTGCTGCTGCAGAACTGA
- the LOC123105843 gene encoding uncharacterized protein has translation MVRTTTTTGNREVMPVIQMALVDERRCCNAPTRPWPPYSSAGGGAAMERSTPAAELQWSCSAQAADLQWSARRRRRSSNGALDAGGRAAMEPLGAGGGAAMEPLGVGGGASMERSTPATELQWSSSAQVAELQ, from the exons ATGGTAAGGACCACCACAACAACGGGGAACCGGGAGGTGATGCCGGTGATACAAATGGCGCTCGTCGATGAACGCCGGTGCTGCAATGCACCAACTCGTCCATGGCCGCCG TACTCGAGCGCCGGCGGCGGAGCTGCAATGGAGCGCTCGACGCCGGCGGCGGAGCTACAATGGAGCTGCTCGGCTCAGGCGGCGGATCTCCAATGGAGCGCTCGGCGTAGGCGGCGGAGCTCCAATGGAGCGCTCGACGCCGGCGGCAGAGCTGCAATGGAGCCgctcggcgcaggcggcggagcTGCAATGGAGCCGCTCGGCGTAGGTGGCGGAGCTTCAATGGAGCGCTCGACGCCGGCGACGGAGCTGCAATGGAGCAGCTCGGCGCAGGTGGCGGAGCTGCAATGA